The Brassica oleracea var. oleracea cultivar TO1000 chromosome C6, BOL, whole genome shotgun sequence genomic interval AGTTTATACAACTCCTCCATTGGAGGCATCTCCTTGAAAAATCTATCAAACTCAGTCTTCGTCCCCACTTCTCCTCCGCCGCCATTGCTCCGTCTGGAATCTTCGTCTATTTTACTACCTCCACCGTAACAACGGACGTCGGAAGTGGATGGAGACTCGAAAGGACCGGGGGCTACGATGGCATCCTTACCGGTGAGTTCTTGAACAACAGTCTTGAAGCTACGTGCATCTGTCTCAACGTATTGTGTGTTAATGAACACAACTTTCATTGGCTCCGGTTTCACTTCCCCTCTTCCAGACATTATTAAAGAAATCAATCTAAAGGGAAAAAAACAAACAAAATGTGAGAGTTTTGGTGTTGTTGATGGTGAATGATCTTGGTATGCAGTTTTAGAGCTCTCCCAGCTGTTTGTAGTTTTATATGCATATTTGAGTGTGTATATATAGAGAAACACGAATCATAAGTTCATAATCAAATGATATATTGTCGTGGGGGCACTGAAGTGGGTCAGTTTATTAAGTCAAATTTCATATTATTTTAAAAATAAACTTATTATATTGTCCTATGTGAAATAATAGATGATGGCCTAGAATTTTATTTTTCGACGACCAGGGTTTTATCGGCTAATATGTGTCATTAGTTTTTAGTTGTGGTCGTTGAATTTCCAAATTGTTTTATTGGGACGAACAATGTTTAACTATATATGGTTCGTTCTAGAAATGCTTACCTTTTTTTTGGACTAAGCAGTGCCTACCTTGATGTGATGATTGATTGGAGGATTTTTTAACTGTATAGATTTTTATTC includes:
- the LOC106299750 gene encoding VQ motif-containing protein 10, whose amino-acid sequence is MSGRGEVKPEPMKVVFINTQYVETDARSFKTVVQELTGKDAIVAPGPFESPSTSDVRCYGGGSKIDEDSRRSNGGGGEVGTKTEFDRFFKEMPPMEELYKLWSDN